From the genome of Ectobacillus sp. JY-23, one region includes:
- a CDS encoding iron ABC transporter permease — MKKHITFRMGEDFASFLIDRKALFTFVSLLAVVIVIFFTSAGMGEMKIAPWAVFQALIGQGSETDSLIVMSFRMPRILIALLVGMALAVAGSILQGLIRNPLASPEVLGVTGGAGVAVVLFLGLFSDRSGALTISVHWLPLGAFAGATITALLLYMLSFKNGEVPPLRMVLVGIGISALAKALTTLFMILGPIHQASQANIWLTGTVYGSNWKNVVILAPWTLVLIVITLLLARKLNVQELGDELAVGLGSEVQRQRLVLLLICTALIGGAVAFSGAIGFVGLMAPHIARRLVGSAFGALIPVSALVGAILVLTADLIGRMAFSPLEIPAGVFTAAIGAPYFVYLLYKSRNA, encoded by the coding sequence ATGAAAAAGCACATAACGTTCCGAATGGGAGAAGATTTTGCATCTTTTTTAATAGATAGAAAAGCACTTTTCACATTTGTCAGTCTTTTAGCTGTCGTTATAGTCATCTTTTTTACAAGTGCGGGAATGGGAGAGATGAAAATTGCACCGTGGGCCGTATTTCAAGCCCTGATTGGACAAGGTTCTGAAACAGATTCTTTAATTGTGATGTCGTTCCGGATGCCGCGTATTTTAATCGCTTTGCTTGTAGGTATGGCGCTTGCGGTTGCCGGTAGTATTTTGCAGGGGTTAATTCGTAACCCGCTTGCTTCACCTGAAGTGTTAGGTGTGACAGGTGGAGCCGGTGTGGCAGTCGTTTTATTTCTAGGCCTGTTCAGCGATCGAAGCGGCGCTTTGACAATTAGTGTGCATTGGTTACCGCTTGGCGCATTTGCAGGGGCCACGATAACAGCTTTACTATTATACATGCTGTCCTTTAAAAATGGTGAAGTCCCGCCGCTACGGATGGTGCTTGTCGGAATTGGGATTTCTGCGCTTGCCAAAGCGTTGACAACACTGTTTATGATTTTGGGTCCAATTCATCAGGCGAGCCAGGCTAACATCTGGTTGACGGGTACAGTGTACGGATCTAATTGGAAAAATGTAGTGATACTTGCGCCTTGGACCCTTGTTCTCATTGTGATAACATTATTATTGGCTAGGAAATTGAATGTACAAGAGCTCGGCGATGAACTGGCGGTTGGATTGGGAAGCGAAGTACAAAGACAGCGTCTAGTATTACTGCTAATTTGTACAGCGTTAATTGGAGGGGCCGTGGCATTCTCAGGCGCAATTGGCTTCGTAGGTTTAATGGCACCCCATATTGCCAGACGATTGGTCGGTTCGGCATTTGGTGCTTTAATTCCAGTTTCTGCACTTGTTGGTGCCATTCTTGTATTAACCGCCGACTTAATTGGACGCATGGCATTTTCGCCATTGGAAATTCCGGCGGGCGTGTTTACGGCAGCAATCGGTGCGCCGTACTTTGTCTATTTGCTGTATAAAAGCCGAAATGCATAA
- a CDS encoding ABC transporter substrate-binding protein — protein MKKTSWAMLMLLFSLALVVSACGKKEEPKQEEKKSITYTVQHAMGSTKIKGEPKRVVILTNEGTEAVLAMGIKPVGAVQSWTGNPWYKHIEKDMKDAKVVGTESEVNLEAIAALKPDLIIGNKMRQEKVYEQLNAIAPTVFSETLRGDWKENFNFYAKALNKEAEGKKVMEKYESRIKDLQGKLGDKLNQKVSIVRFMGGDVRIYHKDSFSGVILEEIGFKRPESQDKPDFAEKGVTKERIPAMDGDILFYFTYDEGDGKGKQVQDEWVKDPLFQNLQVAKNKQVFEVSDTIWNTAGGVKAANLFLNDIEKYFLKK, from the coding sequence ATGAAAAAAACGTCTTGGGCTATGCTCATGCTACTTTTTTCTTTAGCACTTGTAGTAAGTGCTTGTGGTAAAAAAGAAGAGCCAAAGCAAGAGGAAAAGAAATCTATCACCTATACGGTGCAGCATGCAATGGGTTCAACGAAAATTAAAGGTGAACCAAAACGTGTTGTTATTTTGACAAATGAAGGTACAGAAGCAGTTCTTGCGATGGGCATTAAACCTGTAGGTGCTGTACAATCTTGGACAGGAAATCCATGGTATAAGCATATTGAAAAAGATATGAAAGATGCAAAAGTTGTCGGTACAGAAAGTGAAGTAAATCTAGAAGCAATTGCAGCATTAAAGCCAGACCTTATTATTGGTAACAAAATGCGTCAGGAAAAAGTGTATGAGCAATTAAATGCAATTGCTCCAACTGTATTCTCTGAAACATTGCGCGGTGACTGGAAAGAAAACTTCAATTTTTATGCCAAAGCTTTAAATAAAGAAGCTGAAGGTAAGAAGGTTATGGAGAAGTACGAATCTCGCATTAAAGACCTACAAGGCAAACTTGGCGACAAATTAAATCAAAAAGTATCTATTGTACGCTTTATGGGCGGAGATGTACGTATTTATCATAAAGATTCTTTCTCAGGTGTTATTTTAGAAGAAATCGGCTTTAAACGTCCAGAATCTCAAGATAAGCCTGACTTTGCCGAGAAAGGTGTGACAAAAGAACGCATTCCAGCAATGGATGGCGATATCTTGTTCTACTTTACTTATGATGAAGGCGATGGTAAAGGAAAACAAGTACAAGACGAGTGGGTAAAAGATCCATTGTTCCAAAACCTACAAGTTGCCAAAAACAAACAAGTATTTGAAGTAAGCGACACAATCTGGAACACAGCTGGTGGTGTAAAAGCAGCTAACTTATTCCTTAATGATATCGAAAAGTATTTCTTAAAGAAATAA
- a CDS encoding VOC family protein has product MMLKRIHHVAVICSNYEISKQFYTEVLGFKIVNEVYRKERDSYKLDLAVNGLYQIELFSFPNPPARPSFPEATGLRHLAFETECVETAAATLKEHGIQVEEIRIDPITGKKFTFFQDPDGLPLEIYEV; this is encoded by the coding sequence ATGATGTTAAAACGAATTCATCATGTTGCGGTTATTTGTAGTAATTACGAAATCTCTAAACAATTTTATACGGAAGTGTTAGGGTTTAAAATTGTGAATGAAGTATATAGGAAGGAACGCGATTCGTATAAGCTTGATTTGGCTGTGAACGGTTTGTACCAAATTGAACTGTTTTCTTTCCCTAATCCACCAGCACGCCCTAGTTTTCCAGAAGCAACGGGTCTTCGACATTTAGCATTTGAAACAGAATGTGTAGAAACTGCCGCAGCGACTCTAAAAGAACATGGTATACAGGTTGAAGAAATTCGGATTGATCCGATCACTGGAAAGAAATTCACGTTTTTTCAAGACCCAGATGGCTTGCCGTTGGAAATTTATGAAGTATGA
- a CDS encoding co-chaperone YbbN, which translates to MAIVNATDESFSDSVQDGFVLVGFWAPWSRASHMTETVLKELDEQWGDRLRVVRVNVDRCQAVAYQLGITSIPTWVLFKEGNPFKHITDSQPKSFLDNILQKHI; encoded by the coding sequence ATGGCCATTGTTAATGCTACAGATGAAAGTTTTTCTGATTCTGTACAAGACGGGTTTGTTCTTGTAGGATTTTGGGCACCTTGGAGCAGAGCTTCCCACATGACTGAAACAGTTCTAAAAGAATTGGATGAGCAATGGGGAGATCGATTACGAGTGGTAAGGGTGAATGTTGATCGCTGTCAAGCAGTAGCATATCAGCTCGGTATTACAAGCATCCCAACATGGGTTCTTTTTAAAGAAGGAAATCCCTTCAAGCACATCACTGACTCTCAGCCAAAAAGCTTCTTGGATAATATCTTACAAAAACATATATAA
- a CDS encoding iron ABC transporter permease produces the protein MMLQSIRAKTIGLVVCAILLIYCIWASIIYGYTDTNSQTAIQAFMNPNGSNEHIIITTVRLPRAFIAAAVGISLALAGALLQVLMKNPLASPDIMGINAGASFFIVAAVAIFSVQSIQAFTWIAFAGAAMAAIIVYIISSFGREGLTPIKFTLAGVAMGAFFASFTQGLLVLNETALDQVLFWLAGSVQGRKLEMLTHVFPYLALAWVGTIIMSGKINILMMGDDVSRGLGQRTLLLKGILAALIVLLAGGSVAIAGPISFIGVVVPHFARALIGTDYRWVIPYSAMLGGTLLLLADISARYVLMPQEVPVGVMTAFIGTPFFIYIARKGVMSK, from the coding sequence ATGATGTTGCAGTCCATTCGAGCGAAGACAATAGGACTAGTAGTATGTGCAATTCTTCTTATATATTGCATATGGGCTAGTATTATTTATGGTTACACTGATACCAATTCGCAAACGGCAATTCAAGCATTTATGAATCCTAATGGTTCTAACGAACATATTATTATTACAACAGTCAGGTTGCCGCGTGCTTTCATTGCCGCGGCAGTTGGCATTAGTCTTGCACTAGCTGGTGCGTTGCTACAAGTATTAATGAAAAATCCTCTAGCTTCTCCTGATATTATGGGGATTAACGCAGGTGCCTCATTTTTTATTGTAGCTGCTGTAGCAATCTTTTCAGTACAATCTATACAAGCGTTCACTTGGATTGCATTTGCTGGTGCAGCTATGGCGGCTATCATTGTGTATATAATCAGTTCCTTTGGACGAGAGGGGCTTACACCAATTAAATTTACCTTGGCAGGTGTTGCCATGGGTGCTTTTTTCGCTTCGTTTACGCAAGGCCTTCTTGTATTAAATGAAACAGCCCTAGATCAGGTTTTATTTTGGCTTGCTGGCTCGGTTCAAGGACGTAAACTGGAAATGTTGACACATGTGTTTCCATATTTGGCGCTTGCCTGGGTGGGGACAATTATCATGTCTGGAAAAATCAATATTCTAATGATGGGAGATGATGTATCTCGCGGGCTGGGTCAGCGCACCTTATTACTCAAAGGTATATTAGCTGCTTTGATTGTTTTGTTGGCAGGGGGCTCTGTTGCAATTGCCGGTCCCATTTCGTTTATTGGTGTGGTCGTGCCGCATTTCGCGCGAGCGCTTATTGGGACGGACTATCGTTGGGTGATTCCTTATAGTGCAATGCTAGGTGGAACCTTATTATTATTGGCTGATATTAGTGCAAGATATGTTCTTATGCCGCAGGAAGTGCCGGTAGGAGTTATGACAGCTTTCATTGGAACACCATTCTTTATCTACATTGCACGTAAAGGAGTGATGTCTAAATGA
- a CDS encoding lactate permease LctP family transporter has protein sequence MNTWTQLYDPMQNIWLSALMAAIPIISFIVCLTVFKMKSYISGLISVLIAVLVAIFVYDMPAPLAATAAGFGAAYGFYPICSIVIAAIFLYKLTVKTGQFNVIRNSIASITDDSRLQVLLIAFSFGAFLEGAAGFGVPVAITAALLVGMGFDPLKAAGVCLVANIAGGAFGAMGIPVTVPAQLTQLDALAVGRHTVTVLPFISLIVPFLLVFMIDGFKGIKQTLPAILVSGGSFAITQFIVLYFLGAELGNIFSAVVSMVALALFLRIWQPKEKYHFTEKQANEKQSYSLGQILYAWSPFAFLTAFVTIFNLKFMKALFAPGGSLEGLVYNVSIPGLNNAVLKTAPIVPQDTPFPAVFKLDVFSSTTTAIVLAIIISLLVFKAQKQLVKELTIETIKELKAPIYTICSVIALAYVTNYSGMSSTLGLALSSTGDAFPILSPILGWIGVFLTGSVVSSGSLFAPLQAVTAAQIDMAPATLVALNVVGGTMAKMVSPQSIAVACAAVGLVGKESALFKTSIKYSVALLLLISLLQFGYVFQIF, from the coding sequence ATGAATACATGGACTCAACTGTACGACCCCATGCAAAATATCTGGCTTTCTGCTCTTATGGCCGCTATTCCTATTATCTCATTTATTGTCTGCTTGACTGTGTTTAAAATGAAAAGTTATATCTCCGGACTTATCAGTGTACTAATTGCTGTTTTAGTAGCTATCTTTGTATATGATATGCCAGCTCCCCTTGCTGCAACCGCTGCTGGCTTTGGTGCCGCCTATGGCTTTTATCCGATTTGTTCTATTGTAATTGCCGCAATCTTTCTATATAAGCTTACTGTTAAAACAGGACAATTTAATGTCATCCGTAACAGTATTGCTTCTATCACAGATGATTCTCGTCTACAAGTTCTTTTAATCGCTTTTTCCTTTGGTGCATTTTTAGAGGGCGCTGCCGGATTTGGTGTACCAGTTGCTATTACCGCAGCTCTACTAGTCGGTATGGGTTTTGATCCTCTTAAAGCAGCAGGTGTTTGTCTGGTGGCAAATATTGCTGGAGGTGCCTTTGGTGCTATGGGTATCCCTGTTACTGTTCCTGCACAGCTTACACAGTTAGATGCTTTAGCCGTTGGAAGACATACAGTAACTGTTCTGCCATTTATCAGCTTAATTGTACCGTTTCTTCTTGTATTTATGATTGATGGGTTTAAAGGTATTAAACAGACATTGCCCGCTATTCTTGTTAGTGGGGGCTCATTCGCGATCACACAATTTATCGTACTCTACTTTTTAGGAGCAGAACTTGGTAATATTTTCTCTGCTGTTGTCAGTATGGTTGCACTTGCTTTATTCCTTCGCATTTGGCAACCAAAAGAAAAATATCATTTTACGGAAAAACAAGCAAATGAGAAACAAAGCTATTCTTTGGGTCAAATATTGTATGCATGGTCACCTTTTGCATTTTTAACTGCATTCGTAACCATCTTTAACTTAAAATTTATGAAAGCACTTTTTGCACCGGGTGGCTCTTTAGAAGGCCTAGTATATAATGTATCCATTCCTGGTCTGAACAATGCTGTTTTGAAAACAGCACCAATCGTTCCACAGGATACACCGTTTCCTGCTGTGTTTAAGTTAGACGTTTTCTCTTCTACTACAACAGCAATTGTGCTGGCAATTATTATTTCTCTGCTTGTATTTAAAGCGCAAAAACAACTGGTGAAAGAATTGACAATTGAAACAATAAAAGAGTTAAAAGCTCCTATCTATACAATTTGTAGTGTAATTGCTTTAGCTTATGTCACAAACTATTCTGGCATGTCATCTACACTTGGTCTTGCACTTTCATCTACAGGAGATGCATTCCCTATTCTATCACCTATACTTGGTTGGATTGGTGTATTCCTAACAGGATCGGTTGTATCTAGTGGTTCTCTATTTGCCCCATTACAAGCTGTTACGGCAGCACAAATTGACATGGCACCGGCTACACTTGTTGCATTAAATGTAGTTGGAGGTACAATGGCTAAAATGGTATCTCCACAATCAATTGCAGTCGCGTGTGCTGCAGTTGGCCTTGTTGGAAAAGAGTCCGCCTTGTTTAAAACATCCATTAAGTACAGTGTGGCACTTCTTCTGTTGATTAGTTTATTACAATTCGGCTACGTATTCCAAATCTTTTAA
- a CDS encoding ABC transporter ATP-binding protein has product MQLKTKELKLSYGDTLIIDELNLEIPKGEITVFIGGNGCGKSTLLRSLARLLKPSSGTVLLEGEAIDKLPTKEVARRMAILPQGPIAPEGLTVLQLVKQGRYPYQSWFKQWSQRDEQAVQNALAATGMIELADRQVDSLSGGQRQRAWIAMTLAQETEIILLDEPTTYLDMTHQIEILDLLFELNEKEKRTVVMVLHDLNLACRYAHHIVAIRDKKVYAQGKPEDIISCQLVRDVFRMECQITADPLFGTPLCIPQGKGRCVVKQNAIIS; this is encoded by the coding sequence ATGCAGTTAAAAACAAAAGAGCTAAAATTATCCTATGGTGATACATTAATTATAGATGAATTAAACCTTGAAATTCCTAAGGGAGAGATTACGGTATTTATTGGCGGCAATGGTTGTGGTAAGTCAACTTTGTTACGCTCTTTGGCAAGACTATTAAAGCCTTCCTCAGGAACCGTTCTCTTAGAAGGAGAAGCAATTGACAAGCTGCCTACAAAGGAAGTTGCGCGACGCATGGCAATCTTGCCGCAAGGACCAATTGCTCCGGAAGGTTTAACAGTACTGCAATTGGTAAAGCAAGGGCGCTATCCATACCAATCATGGTTTAAGCAATGGTCACAGCGCGATGAACAGGCGGTCCAAAATGCACTTGCAGCGACGGGTATGATAGAACTTGCCGATCGGCAAGTAGATTCTCTTTCCGGGGGACAACGGCAACGCGCTTGGATTGCAATGACACTTGCACAAGAAACAGAAATTATCTTGCTTGATGAACCTACAACATATTTAGATATGACGCATCAAATTGAAATTTTAGATTTGTTGTTTGAATTGAATGAAAAGGAAAAGCGAACGGTTGTTATGGTACTTCACGACTTGAACCTTGCTTGTCGCTATGCACATCACATTGTAGCGATTCGCGATAAAAAGGTATATGCGCAGGGAAAACCTGAAGATATTATTAGCTGTCAGTTGGTACGTGATGTATTTCGGATGGAATGTCAAATTACAGCAGATCCGTTATTCGGAACACCACTATGTATCCCACAAGGTAAGGGACGTTGTGTTGTTAAACAAAATGCTATTATTTCGTGA
- a CDS encoding H-type small acid-soluble spore protein, whose protein sequence is MDVKRVKQILSSPANIPVSYNGVSVWIESCDEGNAVAQVHDITNPHETVQVNVSELQE, encoded by the coding sequence ATGGATGTAAAAAGAGTAAAGCAAATTTTGTCGTCTCCTGCAAATATTCCTGTTTCGTATAATGGTGTATCTGTATGGATTGAAAGCTGTGATGAAGGAAACGCTGTCGCGCAAGTTCACGATATAACAAACCCCCATGAGACCGTCCAAGTTAATGTTTCGGAGCTACAAGAATAA
- a CDS encoding peptide MFS transporter → MDATVQHTKKHPPGLYLLFFTEMWERFSYYGMRGLLVLYLTTSYLSGGLGVKESTAMLLYGVFTGTVYFTPILGGYLTDRFLGRRFAITLGGIVMAAGNFVLFALHSQIGLYIGLSLLIIGNGFFKPNISTLVGELYGENDKRKDSAFTIFYMGINLGAVFAPLVCGFLAEDFFKTTVDGVEKFGFKYGFLAACIGMIIGQIIFNVLGPRYLGDIGKEPTNKKVPTSTAAPKEPLSKKEKQRTAVILILTCFSVFFWAGFEQAGSSFTLYTQKFVDRSIFGWTMPISWFQSINPLFIILFAPVISLLSIKLASTKRGDFSAPTKMGIALILMGGGFIILLASLAGTGTDPDHVVNKANILFIIMTYFFHTIAELYLSPVGLSMVSTIAPVKLTSLLMGVWLAGSGIANYLAGGLAAFTSTLGFVEVFMVIGGTAIVLGILLLVASPKLQKMMNA, encoded by the coding sequence ATGGATGCAACTGTACAACATACAAAAAAACATCCTCCGGGCTTATACTTGCTTTTCTTTACAGAAATGTGGGAACGGTTCAGTTATTACGGTATGCGAGGCCTATTGGTACTTTATTTAACAACTTCTTACTTAAGTGGAGGTCTTGGTGTTAAAGAAAGTACTGCTATGCTTCTATATGGTGTTTTCACAGGAACGGTGTACTTTACCCCTATATTGGGAGGCTATTTAACAGACCGCTTCTTGGGAAGACGATTTGCAATTACACTTGGCGGTATTGTCATGGCTGCTGGTAACTTTGTTTTATTTGCGCTTCACAGCCAAATCGGCTTATATATCGGTCTAAGTCTTTTAATTATCGGTAACGGCTTTTTCAAACCGAATATCTCTACACTTGTTGGTGAATTATACGGTGAAAATGACAAGCGCAAAGATAGTGCTTTTACGATCTTCTACATGGGCATTAATTTAGGTGCTGTTTTCGCACCGCTTGTATGCGGATTCTTAGCAGAAGATTTCTTTAAAACAACAGTTGATGGCGTAGAAAAGTTTGGATTTAAATATGGTTTCTTAGCTGCTTGTATCGGTATGATTATTGGTCAAATTATCTTTAATGTACTTGGTCCTCGCTACTTAGGCGACATCGGTAAAGAACCGACTAATAAAAAAGTACCTACGTCTACTGCTGCTCCAAAAGAACCATTGTCAAAAAAAGAAAAACAGCGTACAGCAGTAATTCTAATTTTAACGTGCTTCAGCGTATTTTTCTGGGCAGGCTTTGAACAAGCAGGTAGTTCATTTACGCTTTACACACAAAAATTTGTAGATCGTTCTATTTTTGGATGGACAATGCCAATTTCTTGGTTCCAGTCTATTAACCCATTGTTTATTATCTTATTTGCACCGGTCATCTCATTACTTTCAATTAAATTAGCGTCTACTAAACGCGGCGATTTCAGTGCTCCAACGAAAATGGGAATTGCATTGATTTTAATGGGTGGCGGCTTTATCATCTTGCTTGCTTCACTAGCAGGGACAGGCACAGATCCTGATCATGTAGTAAATAAAGCAAATATCCTATTTATTATTATGACGTACTTCTTCCACACAATTGCTGAGCTATACCTATCTCCGGTTGGCTTGTCGATGGTAAGTACGATCGCACCTGTTAAACTTACGTCTTTATTGATGGGTGTATGGCTTGCAGGTTCCGGTATTGCAAACTACCTTGCAGGTGGACTAGCTGCCTTTACATCAACATTAGGATTCGTCGAAGTCTTTATGGTAATTGGCGGTACAGCCATTGTTCTTGGTATCCTTTTGCTAGTAGCTTCACCGAAACTTCAAAAAATGATGAATGCGTAA
- a CDS encoding metal-sensitive transcriptional regulator → MEYTQEMKNRLKRIEGQVRGVLRMLEEEKECKDVITQLSAARSAIDRTIGVIVGTNLEQCLRDQIEKGEYEGQNLVQEAVNLLVKSR, encoded by the coding sequence ATGGAATACACACAAGAAATGAAAAATCGCTTAAAGCGAATTGAAGGGCAAGTTCGGGGAGTACTCCGTATGTTAGAAGAGGAAAAGGAATGTAAGGATGTGATTACACAATTAAGTGCAGCACGCTCTGCAATCGATCGCACAATAGGTGTTATTGTAGGAACAAACTTAGAACAATGCTTACGAGATCAGATTGAAAAGGGAGAATATGAAGGGCAAAACTTAGTTCAAGAAGCCGTAAATCTTCTTGTTAAAAGTAGATAA
- the aspA gene encoding aspartate ammonia-lyase, translated as MTVMIETRIEKDFLGEKEIPKDAYYGVQTMRAVENFPITGYRLHPSLIVAMAMVKKAAALANMETGYLRPDLARPIVQAAEEIIAGSLHDQFMVDPIQGGAGTSINMNTNEVIANRALEIMGKEKGDYATLSPNSHVNMAQSTNDAFPTGIHIAVLDMLEKLLGTAEKLHDAFAEKAKEFDHIIKMGRTHLQDAVPIRLGQEFEAYRRVLARDIKRMKQSRQHLYEVNMGATAVGTGLNADPRYIERVVEHLAEISGFPLVGAEDLVDATQNTDAYTEVSAALKVCMMNMSKVANDLRLMASGPRVGLAEIQLPPRQPGSSIMPGKVNPVMAEVINQVAFQVIGNDHTICLASEAGQMELNVMEPVLVFNLLQSIDIMNNAFEVFREYCVAGITANEEILKQYVEQSVGVITAVNPHIGYETASRIAREAILTGKSVRELCISYGVLTEAELDVILDPFEMTHPEIAGASLLAEKRQHQEA; from the coding sequence ATGACTGTTATGATAGAAACTCGTATTGAAAAAGATTTTCTTGGAGAAAAAGAGATACCAAAAGATGCGTACTACGGTGTACAAACGATGCGCGCGGTTGAAAACTTCCCAATTACAGGCTATCGATTACATCCTTCACTCATTGTTGCGATGGCAATGGTTAAAAAAGCAGCTGCTTTAGCCAATATGGAAACAGGATACTTACGCCCGGACTTAGCTCGTCCTATTGTACAGGCGGCTGAAGAAATTATTGCAGGGTCTCTACATGATCAATTTATGGTTGATCCTATTCAGGGCGGTGCAGGAACGTCTATTAACATGAATACGAACGAAGTAATTGCAAATCGTGCTTTGGAGATTATGGGCAAAGAAAAGGGAGATTATGCAACATTAAGTCCTAACTCTCATGTTAACATGGCACAATCTACTAATGATGCTTTTCCAACAGGCATCCATATCGCTGTATTGGACATGCTTGAAAAGCTACTTGGAACGGCTGAAAAGCTTCATGATGCATTTGCAGAAAAAGCGAAGGAATTTGATCATATTATTAAAATGGGAAGAACGCATTTACAAGATGCAGTGCCTATCCGATTAGGTCAAGAGTTTGAAGCATACCGCCGCGTTTTAGCAAGAGACATAAAACGTATGAAACAATCTCGTCAACATTTATATGAAGTTAATATGGGAGCAACAGCAGTCGGAACAGGTCTAAACGCAGATCCACGTTATATTGAACGAGTTGTTGAGCATCTTGCGGAAATCAGTGGTTTTCCACTTGTAGGTGCAGAAGATCTTGTAGATGCAACGCAAAATACAGATGCTTATACGGAAGTATCAGCCGCTTTAAAAGTTTGTATGATGAATATGTCAAAGGTAGCAAATGACTTGCGTTTGATGGCTTCCGGCCCGCGTGTAGGTTTAGCGGAAATTCAGCTGCCTCCGCGTCAGCCTGGTTCATCTATCATGCCAGGGAAAGTAAATCCGGTTATGGCTGAAGTGATTAATCAGGTTGCATTTCAGGTTATTGGCAATGACCATACAATTTGCTTGGCATCTGAGGCTGGACAAATGGAATTGAACGTCATGGAGCCGGTACTTGTCTTTAATCTTCTGCAGTCTATTGATATTATGAATAATGCTTTCGAGGTATTTAGAGAGTATTGTGTCGCTGGTATTACAGCTAATGAAGAAATCCTAAAGCAATATGTGGAGCAAAGTGTTGGTGTTATTACGGCAGTCAATCCTCATATTGGATATGAAACAGCGTCACGTATTGCACGTGAAGCGATTTTAACTGGTAAATCTGTTCGAGAACTGTGTATTAGTTATGGTGTTTTAACAGAAGCAGAACTTGATGTAATTCTAGATCCGTTTGAAATGACACACCCTGAAATTGCAGGTGCGTCTTTGCTTGCAGAGAAAAGACAACATCAAGAAGCTTGA
- a CDS encoding helix-turn-helix transcriptional regulator, translated as MCAKKFDYNISEDDVQMLRALAHPLRLRLVKELMNRGTCNVTQLQEALQIPQSTVSQHLTKLKQTKVVQFQRRGLEVYYKVQDDKVNHVMGTLFT; from the coding sequence ATGTGTGCAAAAAAATTTGATTACAATATTTCTGAAGATGATGTACAAATGCTTCGAGCGCTTGCGCATCCATTACGATTACGATTGGTTAAAGAGTTGATGAATCGCGGTACTTGTAACGTGACTCAATTGCAAGAGGCACTGCAAATACCACAATCTACTGTTTCGCAGCATTTAACAAAGTTAAAACAGACAAAGGTAGTCCAATTTCAACGACGTGGATTGGAAGTATATTATAAAGTACAAGACGATAAAGTAAATCATGTAATGGGCACATTGTTTACTTGA